Within Mucilaginibacter inviolabilis, the genomic segment CCCGGGGAGTGACGCGATCCTGGATGGCCGTTCCTTTGATAAACTGCCGGCTTTTTTGCGCTTCTCAAAAGATACCGTTGCCATCATCCATTTCTCTTTCTTGATCTCCCTGACTTACAATATCATCGGCCTGTCCTATGCGGTCACCGGGAAACTTTCACCGCTGATCGCGGCGGTACTGATGCCGCTAAGTACGGCGACCATCATTTCATTTACTACGCTTGCCACCCATTTTACCGCCAAAAGGAGGAAATTGTTATGAGCATCATTTACTTTTTAATCGGCTGCAGCGTGCTGCTCGCGCTGGTTTTCCTCGGCGCTTTTTTTTGGGCGCAAAGAACCGGCCAGAACGATGACCTCTATACGCCATCCATGCGGATATTACTGGAAGATGAACAACCGGAAGATAAAGAAAAGTGAGCGAAATCACATTTAAAAACAACTGTCATCATTCTGTCAATACAGACCCCTTAATAGTTTTACACCCATAAAAAGACAATACTTTATGCAGCCGGAAAAATTTTATTATGACAACAAGATCGTCCGAAATTTTGGTATCGCTACCGTAATTTGGGGCATTATCGGTATGACCGTAGGGCTGATCGCAGCCATACAGTTGTACCACCCCGCGGCCAACATGGGCAACCAGTATACGACCTTCGGTCGCATCAGGCCCCTGCACACCAACGCCGTAATTTTCGCCTTCGTCGGGAACGCCATATTTATGGGCGTATATTATTCGCTGCAGCGTTTGCTAAAGGCACGTATGTTTAGCGATTTGCTCAGCCAGATCCATTTCTGGGGCTGGCAGCTGATCATATTATCGGCAGTAATTACGCTTCCGTTAGGTTTAACGACCTCGCACGAATATGCGGAACTGGAATGGCCGATCGATATCGCCATCACCATTATATGGGTTGTGTTCGGCTGGAATATGTTCGGAACGATCTTTAAACGCCGCGAAAGGCACTTATATGTCGCCATCTGGTTCTATATTGCCACGTTCGTGACGATAGCGGTGTTGCACATTGTGAACTCATTCGAACTGCCGGTAAGCTGGTTTAAAAGCTATATGGTATTCGCCGGGGTACAGGACGCACTGGTGCAATGGTGGTACGGACACAATGCGGTCGCATTCTTCCTGACAACGCCTTACCTGGGTATGATGTATTATTTTCTGCCCAAAATGGCTAACCGCCCGATCTACTCTTACAAACTGAGTATCCTTCACTTTTGGGCACTGATATTCATTTATATCTGGGCGGGGCCTCACCACCTGCTCTACACTACCTTACCGGGCTGGGCACAGTCACTCGGTGTGGCTTTTTCCATCATGCTGATCGCCCCAAGCTGGGGTGGTATGATCAACGGACTGCTGACCCTGCGCGGCGCCTGGGATAAAGTTCGTGACGATGTCGTACTGAAATTCATGGTCGTAGGTTTGACCGCTTATGGCATGGCCACTTTTGAAGGGCCGATGCTTTCACTGAAACAAGTGAACGCCATTGGCCACTTTACGGATTGGATCATCGCCCACGTACACGTTGGGGCCTTGGGCTGGAACGGCTTCCTGACGTTCGCTATCCTGTACTGGCTGATCCCGCGTATTTATAAGACTGAACTTTTCTCGAAAAAACTGGCCGCTTTCCATTTTTGGATCGGCACGCTCGGTATCATTTTCTATGCCGTGCCAATGTACTGGGCCGGCTTTACACAGGGACTGATGCTCAAAGAATTCACCGCCGAAGGAATGCTGAAATATCCGAACTTTTTGGAGACAACCTTCCGTATCATCCCGATGCACATTATGCGCTCTATTGGGGGTACCTTATACCTTTCAGGAGTGATCGTCATGGCTTATAACCTGGTTCGTACCGCGCTGTCCGGCAAACTGGTAGCCAACGAAGCGGCTCAGGCCATGCCGCTGGAACCAATTCAAAAAGCCACAGCGAGCCAGGAAACCTGGCACCGCGTGCTGGAACGCCGCCCGATCCAGTTGATGATCGCTTCACTGCTGGTAATCCTAGTAGGCACTTTTGTCGAACTGATGCCAACATTGACCATATCAGCGAACATCCCAACCATAGCCAGCGTGAAACCTTACACGCCGCTGGAACTGGAGGGCCGTGACCTTTATATCCGTGAAGGCTGTTCCAACTGCCACTCGCAGACCGTCAGACCTTTCCGTTCAGAAACCGAACGCTACGGGGAATACAGCAAGGCCGGAGAGTTCGTTTATGATCACCCATTTTTGTGGGGTTCCAAACGTACCGGGCCGGACCTGGCGCGCATCGGCGGAAAATATGGCAATGCCTGGCATTATAACCACCTGATGGATCCGCGGCTGATGTCACCGGGCAGTATCATGCCGAACTATGACTGGCTGATCTCGCAGAACCTGGACACCAGCCTGACCGCAGCCAAGATCCGCGCCATGCAGAAACTGGGTGTTCCATATCCTGCAGGTTATGACAAGCAGGCTAACCGCGACCTGG encodes:
- the ccoS gene encoding cbb3-type cytochrome oxidase assembly protein CcoS; protein product: MSIIYFLIGCSVLLALVFLGAFFWAQRTGQNDDLYTPSMRILLEDEQPEDKEK
- the ccoN gene encoding cytochrome-c oxidase, cbb3-type subunit I produces the protein MQPEKFYYDNKIVRNFGIATVIWGIIGMTVGLIAAIQLYHPAANMGNQYTTFGRIRPLHTNAVIFAFVGNAIFMGVYYSLQRLLKARMFSDLLSQIHFWGWQLIILSAVITLPLGLTTSHEYAELEWPIDIAITIIWVVFGWNMFGTIFKRRERHLYVAIWFYIATFVTIAVLHIVNSFELPVSWFKSYMVFAGVQDALVQWWYGHNAVAFFLTTPYLGMMYYFLPKMANRPIYSYKLSILHFWALIFIYIWAGPHHLLYTTLPGWAQSLGVAFSIMLIAPSWGGMINGLLTLRGAWDKVRDDVVLKFMVVGLTAYGMATFEGPMLSLKQVNAIGHFTDWIIAHVHVGALGWNGFLTFAILYWLIPRIYKTELFSKKLAAFHFWIGTLGIIFYAVPMYWAGFTQGLMLKEFTAEGMLKYPNFLETTFRIIPMHIMRSIGGTLYLSGVIVMAYNLVRTALSGKLVANEAAQAMPLEPIQKATASQETWHRVLERRPIQLMIASLLVILVGTFVELMPTLTISANIPTIASVKPYTPLELEGRDLYIREGCSNCHSQTVRPFRSETERYGEYSKAGEFVYDHPFLWGSKRTGPDLARIGGKYGNAWHYNHLMDPRLMSPGSIMPNYDWLISQNLDTSLTAAKIRAMQKLGVPYPAGYDKQANRDLDKQAKEIADNLYVDHIKVKSNKEIVAIIAYLQRLGTDIKANKTANK